From Aristaeella lactis, the proteins below share one genomic window:
- a CDS encoding GNAT family N-acetyltransferase, with amino-acid sequence MNHCGTLPLETDRLILRRFELSDAPAFYRNVCSDPKVNIYLTWKLHESPAETEALLEDFIRRYENPARYCWAIVLKETDDVIGTIAAPTVHELTECVEVTYAIGSAWWGKGYMPEALAAVVDFLFDRVGVNRIEAGHDIRNPNSGKVMQKAGMQKEGIHRQAGRNNQGLFDLVFYAKLKQDRM; translated from the coding sequence ATGAATCATTGCGGAACATTGCCGCTGGAAACAGACCGGCTCATTCTTCGGAGATTTGAATTGTCTGACGCTCCCGCGTTTTACCGGAACGTCTGCTCCGATCCGAAGGTCAACATTTACCTGACCTGGAAACTGCATGAAAGCCCCGCGGAAACGGAAGCGCTGCTGGAAGACTTTATCCGGCGGTACGAAAACCCTGCCCGTTACTGCTGGGCGATCGTCCTGAAGGAAACGGATGATGTCATCGGGACCATCGCCGCCCCCACCGTCCACGAACTGACGGAATGCGTGGAGGTTACCTATGCCATCGGCAGCGCATGGTGGGGCAAGGGCTATATGCCGGAAGCCTTGGCAGCGGTGGTGGATTTCCTGTTTGACCGGGTCGGCGTCAACCGGATCGAAGCCGGCCATGATATCCGGAATCCGAATTCCGGAAAGGTCATGCAGAAGGCAGGCATGCAAAAGGAAGGCATCCACCGCCAGGCCGGCAGGAACAACCAGGGGCTGTTTGACCTGGTCTTCTACGCGAAACTGAAACAGGACCGGATGTGA
- a CDS encoding enhanced serine sensitivity protein SseB, protein MKRTTRFSRVLLILMVITILVFPFSVFAQEAESTDPAQVPQNTYPDVNTPVENPRLTELLAKYRDADDAEASVLMEQVAEEIAMNAYLLLVFEMDDADYEDYGNGKGEFKQGGTMSIPMFDATDGADAYIPAYTDWTELKKGPQYIGDQTKTLIVSFDDLAAIAGGNDGIITKGITINPYGDPFVITPANVLSMKEHKEYLNTGRVQHVVQEDTPVFLGDPADFPTEMAEAAAKYAQGNPDINAFWLKLMTSEKEQSFLLVIDCTGDWNTAVSGIADAAQPFLPKGYYLDMIPYEDSLGQQAATGEPYYKRQ, encoded by the coding sequence ATGAAAAGAACCACCCGCTTCTCCCGCGTGCTGCTGATCCTGATGGTTATCACCATCCTCGTTTTCCCCTTTTCAGTATTCGCTCAGGAAGCAGAAAGCACCGATCCCGCCCAGGTACCGCAAAACACCTATCCGGATGTCAATACCCCCGTCGAAAACCCCAGACTCACTGAACTCCTGGCAAAATACCGGGATGCAGACGATGCGGAAGCTTCCGTCCTGATGGAGCAGGTTGCTGAAGAGATCGCAATGAACGCTTATCTGCTCCTGGTCTTCGAAATGGATGACGCGGATTATGAGGATTACGGCAACGGAAAAGGCGAGTTTAAGCAGGGCGGCACCATGTCCATCCCCATGTTCGATGCAACAGACGGAGCAGACGCGTATATTCCTGCCTACACCGACTGGACAGAACTCAAAAAGGGCCCTCAGTATATAGGAGATCAAACCAAAACCCTCATTGTTTCCTTTGATGATCTGGCCGCCATCGCCGGAGGCAATGACGGCATCATCACAAAGGGAATCACGATCAATCCGTACGGCGACCCCTTTGTGATCACACCGGCGAATGTGCTCAGCATGAAGGAGCATAAGGAATACCTGAACACCGGCAGAGTCCAGCATGTTGTCCAGGAGGACACCCCGGTTTTCCTGGGTGACCCTGCTGATTTTCCGACCGAAATGGCGGAAGCCGCCGCGAAATATGCTCAGGGCAATCCGGATATCAATGCTTTCTGGCTGAAGCTTATGACTTCCGAAAAAGAGCAGAGTTTCCTGCTTGTCATTGATTGTACCGGGGATTGGAATACTGCTGTCAGCGGAATAGCTGATGCGGCTCAGCCGTTCCTTCCGAAAGGGTATTATCTTGACATGATCCCCTATGAGGACTCCCTCGGGCAGCAGGCTGCCACCGGTGAACCCTACTATAAACGCCAGTAA
- a CDS encoding helix-turn-helix transcriptional regulator → MGRNLKIKAARAEKDMTQKALAETVGISRQTMNAIEQGEFNPTIRLCRAICRVLGKSLDELFGEENEDE, encoded by the coding sequence ATAGGCAGGAATCTGAAAATCAAGGCAGCCAGGGCTGAAAAGGATATGACGCAGAAGGCTCTGGCGGAAACTGTCGGGATTTCCCGGCAAACCATGAACGCTATTGAACAGGGAGAGTTCAATCCCACCATACGGCTCTGCAGGGCAATCTGTCGTGTGCTTGGGAAGAGCCTGGACGAATTATTCGGAGAGGAGAATGAGGATGAATAA
- a CDS encoding DUF6773 family protein encodes MNKNAKKNILDEMQDQKMLKLEEYGFWILFWALAAAILIQLLMGGTLRQIAGEAIVLLVGSVFYVFSSLRNGLWTRNVTPTRKGNLSAAIIAALLVGMLNAVKILKKPEVITNDILPAIAFTAAAFVVCFIVLELFRVVYRNRRAKLDDVDEKTEE; translated from the coding sequence ATGAATAAGAATGCAAAGAAAAACATCCTGGACGAGATGCAGGACCAGAAAATGCTGAAGCTGGAAGAATACGGTTTCTGGATTCTGTTCTGGGCACTGGCTGCGGCTATCCTGATCCAGCTGCTTATGGGCGGAACACTAAGGCAGATTGCCGGGGAAGCAATCGTCCTGTTGGTCGGAAGCGTATTTTATGTTTTCAGCAGTCTTCGGAACGGTCTGTGGACCCGGAACGTGACACCAACCCGGAAGGGAAACCTTTCTGCGGCAATCATTGCGGCTCTGTTGGTGGGCATGCTGAATGCGGTGAAGATTCTGAAAAAGCCGGAAGTCATTACTAATGATATCCTGCCTGCTATTGCATTCACGGCAGCGGCCTTTGTGGTGTGTTTTATCGTGCTGGAACTGTTCCGGGTTGTTTACAGGAACAGGCGGGCGAAACTGGACGATGTGGATGAGAAAACCGAAGAATAA
- a CDS encoding DUF5058 family protein, translating into MSVLEQLNGGGVYLICGSIVAFIAVVCVIFMVRAWRAGKALGMDVTRMKRAVTASATFSVLPSVGILLGVLALSGSLGVPWPWLRLSVIGALHYETQVADAAAEQLGVSLGSGQMTAQAFPTIALLMSICIMWGMILSTLFNKKYLHRLQQGGKQETRTGGGFGDKAMAAMFIGMVSAYIGSYVGGWISGGGLFSFSGSWTPLAVVAAAALAMAVFTYFSEKKGMAWLDNFSIAGSMLIGMLAAVLIGH; encoded by the coding sequence ATGAGCGTTCTGGAGCAGCTGAACGGCGGCGGAGTGTATCTCATCTGCGGTTCTATTGTGGCGTTTATCGCTGTGGTCTGCGTGATCTTTATGGTGCGTGCCTGGCGGGCCGGCAAAGCCCTGGGCATGGACGTGACCCGCATGAAGCGGGCCGTGACAGCCAGCGCGACTTTCTCCGTGCTGCCCAGTGTGGGCATCCTGCTGGGGGTGCTGGCGCTGAGCGGAAGCCTTGGCGTGCCGTGGCCGTGGCTGCGGCTGTCGGTTATCGGTGCCCTGCACTATGAGACCCAGGTGGCGGACGCGGCAGCGGAGCAGCTGGGCGTTTCCCTGGGCTCCGGCCAGATGACGGCGCAGGCGTTCCCGACTATTGCCCTGCTGATGAGCATCTGTATCATGTGGGGCATGATCCTCTCCACACTTTTCAATAAGAAATACCTGCACAGGCTGCAACAGGGCGGGAAACAGGAAACTCGCACGGGCGGCGGCTTCGGCGACAAGGCGATGGCTGCCATGTTCATCGGCATGGTCAGCGCCTATATCGGCAGCTATGTCGGAGGCTGGATCTCCGGCGGCGGCCTCTTCTCCTTCTCCGGCAGCTGGACGCCGCTGGCGGTGGTAGCCGCGGCGGCGCTGGCAATGGCTGTGTTCACCTACTTCTCCGAGAAGAAGGGCATGGCCTGGCTGGACAACTTCTCCATCGCGGGCAGTATGCTGATCGGCATGCTGGCGGCGGTGCTGATCGGTCACTGA
- a CDS encoding M20/M25/M40 family metallo-hydrolase has protein sequence MIALWIVLGLIGLLLLLLLAAMIRTLLIPNKQSTYRPDPDPEQAEAYAEKLSAMVRYETVSVPGEDLREKFLGFHKVLEELFPLVHRELEKTEIDGNLLYYWKGQDSSRPLLLMSHQDVVPAEGTWEHEPFSGDIADGKVWGRGASDTKCSVMAFFQAVEELLAEGVVPPQDVYLSSSCTEEWGGDGCPKLVAELERRGVKPYLVCDEGGGIITDPIGGIHGNFAMVGVFEKGKADVRFTAKSGGGHASAPPAHSPVARLAAFVNEIETRSVFKRKMPKEVAAMFETLAPYAGFPLKLVLSNLWLFRPVLLKVLPAISAQAGAMIRTTIAFTMMSGSDACNVLPQEASICANMRFIPHQGMEESLGIVRKLAEKHGLETEVLAANDYTEPVNIHGDAFMTVQRVIAETFPGCAGSPYVMTGATDSRFYHRICDNVVCFAPVIYGPEQMKGMHGVNENIEYSCLPGAVRFYQNLIREFGKTMKY, from the coding sequence ATGATCGCGCTGTGGATCGTATTGGGACTGATCGGCCTGCTGCTTCTCCTGCTGCTGGCCGCGATGATCCGTACCCTGCTGATTCCGAATAAGCAGTCCACCTACCGGCCGGATCCGGATCCGGAACAGGCGGAGGCTTATGCCGAAAAACTGTCCGCCATGGTCCGGTATGAGACGGTCTCCGTTCCGGGAGAGGACCTGCGGGAGAAGTTCCTGGGCTTCCATAAGGTGCTGGAGGAACTGTTCCCGTTGGTACACCGGGAACTGGAAAAGACGGAGATTGACGGAAACCTGCTGTATTACTGGAAGGGGCAGGACAGCAGCCGTCCGCTGCTGCTGATGAGCCACCAGGACGTTGTGCCCGCGGAGGGAACCTGGGAGCATGAACCCTTCTCAGGAGATATCGCGGACGGGAAGGTCTGGGGCCGGGGCGCCTCGGATACCAAGTGCTCGGTGATGGCCTTCTTCCAGGCGGTTGAGGAACTGCTGGCGGAAGGGGTTGTTCCGCCGCAGGATGTATACCTGTCCTCCTCCTGCACGGAGGAATGGGGCGGAGACGGCTGCCCGAAGCTGGTGGCGGAGCTGGAACGGCGCGGTGTGAAGCCATACCTGGTCTGCGATGAGGGCGGCGGGATCATCACTGATCCCATCGGCGGCATCCACGGCAACTTTGCCATGGTGGGTGTTTTTGAGAAGGGAAAGGCGGATGTGCGCTTCACCGCGAAGTCCGGCGGGGGACATGCCAGCGCACCGCCTGCCCATTCCCCGGTGGCGCGGCTTGCGGCTTTTGTGAATGAGATCGAGACCCGAAGTGTCTTCAAACGGAAGATGCCGAAGGAAGTCGCGGCGATGTTTGAAACCCTGGCGCCTTACGCCGGATTTCCGCTGAAGCTGGTGCTGTCCAACCTGTGGCTGTTCCGGCCTGTGCTGCTGAAGGTGCTGCCGGCGATCAGCGCCCAGGCGGGAGCCATGATCCGCACCACCATCGCCTTTACGATGATGAGCGGATCAGATGCCTGCAACGTGCTGCCCCAGGAGGCAAGTATCTGCGCCAACATGCGGTTTATTCCGCACCAGGGCATGGAGGAAAGCCTCGGGATCGTGCGGAAGCTGGCGGAAAAGCACGGACTGGAGACGGAAGTGCTTGCGGCCAATGACTATACAGAACCGGTGAATATCCATGGGGACGCTTTCATGACCGTGCAGCGGGTGATCGCGGAGACTTTCCCGGGATGCGCGGGCAGCCCCTATGTGATGACCGGCGCCACGGACTCACGGTTCTACCATCGGATCTGTGACAACGTGGTGTGCTTTGCCCCGGTGATCTACGGACCGGAGCAGATGAAAGGCATGCACGGGGTGAATGAGAATATAGAGTATAGCTGCCTGCCAGGAGCAGTGCGGTTTTACCAAAATCTCATACGAGAATTTGGTAAAACAATGAAATATTGA
- the fumC gene encoding class II fumarate hydratase — MTYRTEHDSMGEVRVPADRYWGAQTERSRNNFPIGAGHENMPGEIIRAFAVLKMAAALANRELKPEKMTAKKCGAICQAAEEILAGKLDGHFPLVVWQTGSGTQSNMNMNEVIANRGNEIAGEKLLHPNDDVNMSQSSNDTFPTAMHIAAAEAMERTIEAVVRLKDELIRLEKENANVLKCGRTHLQDATPILFCQEISGWRSSLEKDEELLRLAEKPLLSLALGGTAVGTGLNAPEGFDSLSAAKIAEKTGLPFVTAENKFHALTSKDEMVFAHGALKALAADLMKIANDIRWLASGPRLGLGEITIPENEPGSSIMPGKVNPTQCEQVTMVAAQVMGNDVAVGIAASQGNFELNVFMPVCAYNFLQSARLLAESMDSFRERCVSGIQANRAKMQENVERSLMLVTALSPIIGYENAAKTAQKAHRDGSSLKEACVALGFLTEEEFDANYHPEAMV, encoded by the coding sequence ATGACTTACAGAACAGAACATGATTCCATGGGTGAGGTCCGTGTACCCGCGGACCGTTACTGGGGTGCCCAGACGGAACGGAGCCGGAACAATTTCCCCATTGGCGCGGGACACGAAAATATGCCGGGGGAGATTATCCGGGCTTTTGCCGTGCTGAAAATGGCGGCAGCGCTGGCTAACAGGGAACTGAAACCGGAAAAGATGACCGCGAAAAAGTGCGGCGCGATCTGCCAGGCGGCGGAGGAAATCCTTGCCGGAAAGCTGGATGGACATTTCCCGCTTGTGGTCTGGCAGACGGGATCCGGCACCCAGAGCAATATGAACATGAACGAGGTCATCGCAAACCGGGGAAACGAAATTGCCGGGGAGAAGCTGCTGCATCCCAACGATGACGTGAATATGAGCCAGTCCTCCAATGACACTTTCCCCACGGCCATGCACATTGCCGCGGCGGAAGCTATGGAACGGACGATTGAGGCGGTTGTCCGGCTGAAGGACGAGCTGATCCGGCTGGAGAAGGAAAACGCGAATGTGCTCAAGTGCGGCCGCACCCACCTGCAGGACGCGACACCGATCCTGTTCTGCCAGGAGATCTCCGGCTGGCGTTCCAGCCTGGAAAAGGATGAGGAACTGCTGCGGCTGGCGGAGAAACCGCTGCTGTCCCTGGCCCTGGGCGGAACCGCCGTCGGGACCGGACTGAACGCTCCGGAAGGCTTTGATTCCCTTTCCGCGGCGAAGATTGCGGAGAAAACCGGCCTGCCTTTTGTAACAGCGGAGAACAAGTTCCATGCCCTGACGTCCAAAGATGAGATGGTTTTTGCCCACGGCGCGCTGAAGGCGCTGGCGGCGGACCTGATGAAGATCGCCAACGATATCCGGTGGCTGGCCAGCGGCCCGCGGCTGGGCCTGGGCGAGATCACGATCCCGGAGAATGAGCCGGGTTCCTCCATCATGCCGGGCAAGGTCAACCCCACCCAGTGTGAGCAGGTGACCATGGTGGCGGCCCAGGTAATGGGTAATGACGTAGCTGTCGGTATTGCCGCCAGCCAGGGCAACTTTGAGCTGAATGTGTTCATGCCGGTGTGCGCCTACAACTTCCTGCAGAGCGCACGGCTGCTGGCGGAGAGCATGGATTCCTTCCGGGAACGCTGCGTGAGCGGCATCCAGGCCAACCGGGCGAAGATGCAGGAGAATGTGGAGCGCTCCCTGATGCTGGTGACCGCGCTGTCGCCGATCATCGGCTATGAGAACGCAGCGAAGACCGCCCAGAAGGCACACCGGGACGGCAGCAGCCTGAAGGAGGCGTGCGTGGCGCTGGGATTCCTGACGGAAGAAGAATTTGACGCGAACTACCACCCTGAAGCAATGGTATAA
- a CDS encoding alanyl-tRNA editing protein has translation MTERLYYDDAYLWQFDATVTSVRNGTRPGEWEITLDRSAFYPTSGGQPFDTGTLTFGKVKAKVTDVEVAADGDVIHTVDKEIPVGTAVRGEIDGARRTDHMEQHGGEHMLAGAIWEKLGGTTIGLHLGQTESTIDVSMPEGRTHLTEEEILLLENTVNERIRLDAPIRCWFPEEEELKKLPLRKAPTVTEHVRIVAMGDFEMVACGGTHPSSTGRIGLIKIISAIPAKGKVRVSFVCGGRAVGLFQTYMRYADKAGAALSCPVEKLSSAASDLKYRLSEAEKKANRLESRELLDRMAQAESGEDVPGITLCVLTMPETDSRAVSAAVSEYIAAKGRALLLCAGERLTFARSADVKIDMNDLIKRVGRGGGRPDMASGAGIPECVSVARKILMTEGISK, from the coding sequence ATGACTGAGAGACTGTATTATGATGACGCATATCTGTGGCAGTTTGATGCCACGGTCACGTCTGTGCGGAACGGAACGCGGCCGGGAGAGTGGGAGATCACCCTGGATCGGAGCGCGTTTTACCCGACCTCGGGCGGACAGCCCTTTGACACCGGTACGCTGACCTTTGGCAAAGTGAAGGCGAAGGTCACGGACGTGGAAGTGGCTGCAGACGGAGACGTTATTCATACAGTTGACAAAGAGATCCCTGTGGGAACGGCGGTGCGCGGCGAGATTGACGGCGCGCGGCGGACGGACCACATGGAGCAGCACGGCGGGGAACACATGCTGGCGGGCGCCATCTGGGAAAAACTGGGCGGCACGACCATCGGCCTGCACCTGGGACAGACAGAATCCACCATTGACGTATCCATGCCGGAAGGCCGGACCCACCTGACAGAGGAAGAGATCCTCCTGCTGGAGAACACGGTGAACGAGCGGATCCGCCTGGATGCGCCGATCCGCTGCTGGTTCCCCGAAGAAGAGGAACTGAAGAAGCTTCCCCTGCGCAAGGCGCCTACGGTGACGGAGCATGTACGTATTGTGGCCATGGGCGACTTTGAGATGGTTGCCTGCGGCGGAACGCATCCGTCCTCCACGGGCCGGATCGGGCTGATCAAGATTATTTCCGCCATTCCCGCCAAGGGAAAGGTGCGGGTTTCCTTTGTCTGCGGCGGACGGGCAGTGGGCCTTTTTCAGACCTATATGCGGTATGCGGACAAGGCCGGCGCGGCGCTGAGCTGTCCGGTGGAGAAGCTGTCTTCCGCGGCAAGCGACCTGAAGTACAGGCTGTCGGAGGCGGAGAAGAAAGCGAACCGGCTGGAAAGCCGGGAACTGCTGGACAGGATGGCGCAGGCGGAAAGCGGGGAGGATGTTCCCGGGATCACGCTGTGCGTGCTGACGATGCCGGAAACGGACAGCCGGGCAGTGTCGGCAGCGGTTTCGGAATATATCGCGGCAAAGGGCAGGGCCCTGCTGTTGTGCGCGGGGGAAAGGCTGACCTTTGCCCGGTCCGCGGATGTAAAGATTGACATGAATGACCTGATCAAGCGGGTGGGCCGGGGCGGCGGCAGGCCGGATATGGCCAGCGGCGCCGGAATTCCGGAATGCGTATCCGTGGCCCGGAAGATCCTGATGACGGAGGGAATCAGCAAATGA
- the secG gene encoding preprotein translocase subunit SecG — protein sequence MATVVSIVLIIAALFMIVTVLLQSSEEGGISAISGQSSNSYFSKSKAKTFEAKLALGTKIAAVIFVVLSLVMLIIK from the coding sequence ATGGCTACTGTTGTTTCTATCGTGCTGATCATCGCAGCGCTTTTTATGATCGTTACCGTGCTCCTGCAGTCTTCTGAAGAAGGCGGCATCAGCGCCATCTCCGGCCAGTCTTCCAACAGCTACTTCAGCAAGTCCAAGGCCAAGACCTTTGAAGCCAAGCTCGCGCTGGGCACCAAGATCGCCGCCGTTATCTTTGTTGTGCTGTCTCTGGTCATGCTGATCATCAAGTAA
- a CDS encoding GntR family transcriptional regulator translates to MDEEEDQTMSLTFQPMMESRPIREIAYEVLKKAIITGEIPAGERIVETDYADRLHISRTPLREALRKLERDGLVEYVMRRGVIVHSFTAEDVEQIYTIRNCLEMLTLPDIIANATPEDIAALREMLVRMDELDKKNDVEALSPLARDFHSRLTSISGKNRILRVIEGQDEYIRRFSAMAIKQEDRRSDANAEHHKLVDLVEQKDLPAFEKLMKHHIERSKECCLAALAAKKQNRDI, encoded by the coding sequence GTGGACGAGGAGGAGGACCAGACCATGTCCCTGACATTCCAGCCAATGATGGAGAGCCGCCCCATTCGTGAAATCGCTTACGAAGTCCTGAAGAAGGCCATCATCACGGGAGAAATCCCCGCCGGCGAACGCATCGTGGAAACCGATTATGCCGATCGTCTTCACATTTCCCGTACGCCCCTGAGAGAGGCGCTGCGCAAGCTGGAACGGGACGGCCTTGTGGAATATGTCATGCGCCGCGGCGTGATCGTGCACTCCTTCACTGCCGAGGACGTGGAACAGATCTATACCATCCGTAACTGCCTGGAAATGCTGACCCTGCCGGACATCATTGCCAACGCCACCCCGGAAGACATTGCCGCCCTGCGGGAAATGCTGGTCCGGATGGATGAGCTGGACAAGAAGAACGATGTGGAAGCCCTTTCTCCCCTGGCCCGTGACTTCCACAGCAGGCTGACCTCCATCTCCGGCAAGAACCGGATCCTCCGTGTCATCGAGGGACAGGATGAATATATCCGCCGCTTCTCCGCCATGGCCATCAAGCAGGAAGACCGCCGCTCCGACGCCAACGCCGAGCATCACAAGCTGGTCGACCTGGTGGAGCAGAAGGACCTCCCCGCCTTCGAGAAGCTGATGAAGCACCACATTGAGCGCAGCAAGGAATGCTGCCTGGCTGCCCTCGCCGCGAAGAAGCAGAACCGCGACATCTAA
- the murB gene encoding UDP-N-acetylmuramate dehydrogenase — protein MFESFNALVNEPMSAHTTLKLGGPADYMVFPRDGEEIAAMFREAAENSVPVTVIGHGSNLLVLDGGIRGLVICIGKNMRKITREGNILKAQAGAMLGSVALEAAEAGLTGLEFASGIPGTVGGGVTMNAGAYDGEMAQVVTEVRGIRPDGTAVCLSREEMDFSYRHSVVQEKDFIVTEVTFELQPGDPAAIRARMSELNAKRSEKQPLDLPSAGSTFKRPEGYYAAALIDQCGLKGYSIGGARVSEKHAGFLVNTGTSSRDFLNLMKKVQAIVEERAGVRLEPEIRIVGTEE, from the coding sequence ATGTTCGAATCTTTCAACGCGCTGGTGAATGAGCCGATGAGCGCGCACACGACGCTGAAGCTGGGCGGACCGGCGGACTACATGGTCTTTCCCCGGGACGGGGAGGAAATTGCCGCTATGTTCCGGGAAGCGGCGGAAAACAGCGTGCCTGTGACCGTGATCGGCCACGGGAGCAACCTGCTGGTGCTGGATGGCGGTATCCGGGGATTGGTGATCTGCATCGGAAAGAACATGCGGAAGATTACCCGGGAGGGGAATATCCTGAAGGCACAGGCCGGCGCCATGCTGGGCAGTGTTGCCCTGGAAGCGGCGGAAGCGGGTCTGACCGGCCTGGAATTTGCTTCCGGCATTCCCGGAACCGTGGGCGGCGGTGTTACGATGAACGCCGGTGCCTATGACGGGGAAATGGCCCAGGTGGTGACAGAGGTCCGGGGAATCCGGCCGGACGGAACCGCGGTGTGCCTGTCCCGGGAGGAAATGGATTTCAGCTACCGTCACTCCGTTGTGCAGGAGAAGGACTTCATTGTGACGGAAGTCACCTTTGAACTTCAGCCCGGTGATCCCGCGGCGATCCGCGCGCGGATGTCCGAACTGAACGCGAAGCGGTCTGAAAAGCAGCCGCTGGACCTGCCCAGTGCCGGCAGTACCTTTAAGCGGCCGGAAGGGTATTACGCGGCGGCGCTGATCGACCAGTGCGGCCTGAAGGGTTACAGTATCGGGGGTGCCCGGGTGAGTGAGAAGCACGCGGGTTTCCTGGTGAACACGGGAACAAGCAGCCGGGATTTCCTGAACCTGATGAAAAAGGTACAGGCGATCGTGGAGGAAAGGGCTGGTGTCCGGCTGGAGCCGGAGATCAGGATAGTAGGTACGGAAGAATGA
- the rapZ gene encoding RNase adapter RapZ, giving the protein MIVTGQSGAGKTACVRYLEDKGSFCMDNMPPMMLPKLIEAFDTTPVKHQTVTIAVDVRSGEFFDANAVAKMIRELRVMGHQIEVIFMEASDETLLDRYKETRREHPLCQEGLTLTEAIVEERTRLQPLRETAGYVIDTTNMTARAMKKTLDKALGDLSDTEPPLRAEVLSFGFKRGLPRQADLVADVRFLPNPFYIDTLCRHSGLDEDVRSFVMDHPTTKEFMQRYTELLDFLIPHYKEEGKRRLVIAIGCTGGAHRSVAIAEAIAQYLRDKGLPTEIVHRDLLLEQARWTTPVEEA; this is encoded by the coding sequence TTGATCGTTACGGGACAGAGCGGCGCGGGCAAGACCGCCTGTGTCCGTTACCTGGAGGATAAGGGAAGCTTCTGCATGGATAACATGCCCCCGATGATGCTTCCGAAGCTGATCGAGGCGTTTGACACCACGCCCGTAAAGCACCAGACGGTAACCATCGCCGTGGACGTGCGCAGCGGTGAGTTTTTTGACGCAAACGCTGTGGCCAAGATGATCCGGGAACTGCGGGTGATGGGTCACCAGATCGAGGTTATCTTTATGGAGGCCAGCGATGAAACATTGCTGGACCGCTATAAGGAAACCCGCCGGGAGCATCCCCTGTGCCAGGAAGGCCTGACGCTGACCGAGGCGATCGTGGAGGAACGCACCCGCCTGCAGCCGCTGCGGGAAACAGCCGGCTATGTGATCGACACCACCAACATGACCGCCCGGGCCATGAAGAAGACCCTGGACAAGGCGCTGGGCGACCTTTCGGATACAGAACCGCCGCTCCGGGCGGAAGTACTGAGCTTCGGCTTCAAAAGAGGACTGCCGCGGCAGGCGGACCTGGTGGCGGACGTGCGCTTCCTGCCCAATCCCTTCTATATTGACACCCTGTGCCGTCACAGCGGACTGGACGAGGATGTCCGGAGCTTTGTGATGGATCATCCCACAACAAAGGAATTCATGCAGCGGTATACGGAACTGCTGGACTTCCTGATCCCCCACTATAAGGAGGAAGGAAAACGCCGGCTGGTGATCGCCATCGGCTGCACCGGTGGTGCCCACCGTTCCGTTGCCATTGCGGAAGCTATCGCGCAGTACCTGCGGGACAAGGGACTCCCGACGGAGATCGTCCACCGGGATCTGCTGCTGGAACAGGCACGCTGGACCACGCCGGTTGAGGAGGCATAA